A window from Drosophila subobscura isolate 14011-0131.10 chromosome O, UCBerk_Dsub_1.0, whole genome shotgun sequence encodes these proteins:
- the LOC117895969 gene encoding odorant receptor 94a: MDSHKDRIASMHLILQVMRLFGLWPWSLSEGEQWTVWGFVKRNYRFLLHLPITFTFIGLMWLEAFVSSNLEQAGQVLYMSITEMALVIKILSIWHYRTAAWRLMHEFQQAPELQLRSQAELDFWQREQRHFKWFFYIYILISLGVVYSGCTGVLFLKDYELPFAYYVPFEWRNERGYWLAYGYDMAGMTLTCISNITLDTLGCYFLFHISLLYRLLGKRLRDLQNTSDELYFGQELRQIFRLHHSVRRLTHTCQTIVSPYILSQIILSALIICFSGYRLQHVGIRANPGQFIAMLQFVSVMILQIYLPCFYGNEITVYAHQLTNEVYHTNWLHCRPPLRKLLNGYMEHLKRPVAIRAGNFFAVGLPIFVKTINNAYSFFALLLNVSK; encoded by the exons ATGGACAGCCACAAGGATCGCATAGCGTCCATGCACCTGATTCTGCAGGTCATGCGACTGTTTGGCCTCTGGCCCTGGTCTCTTTCGGAGGGGGAGCAGTGGACTGTGTGGGGTTTCGTGAAGCGAAACTATCGCTTTCTGCTGCACCTGCCCATAACCTTCACCTTTATCGGACTCATGTGGCTGGAGGCCTTCGTCTCGAGCAATCTGGAGCAGGCGGGTCAAGTGCTGTACATGTCCATCACGGAGATGGCGCTGGTCATCAAGATTCTCAGCATTTGGCATTATCGCACGGCTGCCTGGCGGCTGATGCACGAGTTCCAGCAGGCGCCAGAGCTTCAGCTGCGCTCCCAGGCAGAGCTGGACTTCtggcagcgggagcagcgCCACTTCAAGTGGTTCTTCTACATCTATATACTGATCAGCCTAGGCGTTGTCTACAGCGGCTGTACTGGAGTGCTCTTCTTGAAGGACTACGAGCTGCCATTCGCCTACTACGTGCCCTTCGAGTGGCGCAACGAGCGCGGATATTGGCTGGCCTATGGCTACGATATGGCAGGCATGACGCTGACCTGCATCTCGAACATTACGCTGGACACCCTGGGCTGTTATTTCCTATTCCACATCTCCCTGCTGTATCGATTGCTGGGCAAGCGATTGAGAGACCTGCAGAATACATCGGATGAGCTCTACTTTGGCCAGGAGTTGCGTCAAATCTTCAGATTGCATCACAGTGTGCGCAG ATTGACCCACACCTGCCAGACAATTGTGTCCCCGTACATTCTCTCGCAGATCATTCTGAGTGCCCTGATCATCTGCTTCAGCGGCTATCGACTGCAGCATGTGGGAATCCGCGCCAATCCCGGGCAGTTCATAGCCATGCTGCAATTTGTCAGCGTAATGATCCTGCAAATCTATCTGCCCTGCTTCTACGGCAACGAGATCACAGTCTACGCCCATCAACTGACCAACGAGGTCTACCACACCAACTGGCTGCACTGCAGGCCGCCACTCCGCAAGCTGCTCAATGGGTACATGGAACACCTCAAGAGACCAGTTGCCATCAGAGCTGGCAACTTTTTTGCAGTTGGTTTGCCAATTTTCGTAAAG ACCATCAACAATGCCTACAGTTTCTTTGCCCTGCTGTTGAATGTCTCTAAATGA
- the LOC117895972 gene encoding odorant receptor 94b, translating to MESTDRIAAVRFLITVQRWTGLFKWADENGTDLWSRVKRIYPFALHLPLTFTYISLMWLEALTSADFEQAGQVLYMSLTELALVTKIINFWYRREQVSEFIRELSEDPAYELRTREEAELWQRQQLHFKRIFYFYIRGSLFVAAMGYFSVFVQEEYELPFGYYVPFEWRTRERYFYAWGYNVIAMTLCCVSNILLDTMGCYFMFHIALLYRVMNLRLRALHQAPEKVAAPELRAIFRLHTRVRRLTRQCEVLVSPYVLSQVVFSAFIICFSAYRLVHMGFRERPGLFLTTLQFVAVMVVQIFLPCYYGNELTFHASALTNSVFHTNWLEYSVPTRKMLNCYMEFLKRPVKVRAGVFFEIGLPIFVKTINNAYSFFALLLKVSK from the exons ATGGAGTCTACGGATCGTATAGCTGCTGTTCGGTTTCTGATTACGGTCCAGCGCTGGACAGGACTGTTCAAATGGGCGGACGAAAATGGCACTGACCTCTGGTCAAGGGTGAAGCGCATCTATCCATTTGCCCTGCATCTGCCGCTGACTTTCACCTACATTTCCCTGATGTGGCTGGAGGCACTCACCTCCGCCGACTTCGAGCAGGCTGGCCAGGTGCTGTACATGTCGCTGACAGAGCTGGCCCTGGTCACCAAAATTATCAATTTCTGGTATAGGCGAGAGCAGGTCTCAGAGTTCATTCGCGAACTGTCAGAAGATCCCGCCTACGAGCTACGCACCCGCGAGGAAGCGGAGCTCTGgcaacgccagcagctgcacttcAAGCGCATCTTCTATTTCTACATCAGGGGCAGCCTATTTGTGGCTGCAATGGGCTATTTCAGCGTATTCGTTCAGGAGGAGTACGAGCTGCCCTTCGGCTACTACGTTCCCTTTGAGTGGCGCACCCGGGAGCGCTACTTCTACGCCTGGGGCTACAACGTTATTGCCATGacgctgtgctgtgtgtccaACATCCTGCTGGACACCATGGGCTGCTACTTCATGTTTCATATCGCCCTGCTCTATCGAGTTATGAACCTCCGCCTGCGGGCGCTGCATCAGGCACCCGAAAAGGTGGCCGCTCCCGAGCTGCGTGCCATTTTCCGGCTGCACACACGAGTGCGCCGCCTGACGCGCCAGTGCGAGGTGCTCGTCTCGCCCTACGTCCTCTCCCAGGTGGTGTTTAGCGCCTTCATCATCTGCTTCAGCGCCTACAGGCTGGTGCACATGGGCTTCAGGGAGCGGCCGGGCCTCTTCCTCACCACCCTGCAGTTTGTGGCCGTGATGGTTGTCCAGATATTCCTGCCCTGCTACTACGGCAACGAGCTCACCTTCCATGCCAGCGCCCTGACCAACAGCGTGTTCCACACCAACTGGCTGGAGTACTCGGTGCCCACTCGCAAGATGCTCAACTGCTACATGGAGTTCCTTAAGCGACCCGTCAAGGTGCGAGCCGGAGTCTTCTTCGAAATTGGCCTGCCCATATTCGTCAAG ACAATCAACAATGCCTACAGTTTCTTTGCCCTGCTCTTGAAAGTATCCAAGTAA
- the LOC117898053 gene encoding uncharacterized protein LOC117898053 isoform X2 has product MLQLCTIYACANGTLGLNLSRAPWDPYPWVSGVQEKSNAERGGVRIGDTLLELNGVDILGLRISELASRLAEHWHSGAECVTMMMWRQQAAITSPEDAEEASHAVHGINQQSLQKFATCLQHISQLLECPVCLEVIKPPGWQCCNGHVLCNNCRSRSVKCPVCRVPLGPRGRCLLSDKLFTLLAESFPCDGGKTNKVTADLDHGPEGQRKLSSVNKCTNEYHNQPKMALAKSNTGKKCGKQISRQLQLDAVAVVVLNATDSGAGAGADGGVLQHPQMPKGNEENARIRNNVPAADNSSNHSSNGSRRWHSQGQDEKDLQRCTLIKVQHQESRFSEQQKKSVLELLESNNVLVKPKLKLSKKSCRITGKDQDGLRSDEVANINAGQHQTAGQEEEEEEQVMHPAGGRGRLQFQNYHCPTGKSCISSSCSAVLKLSQPADGSRNKLSTVKAGAATADGVAAEIAAATLSVGSHKQAPASEVNQATSSLVSGSGASSIKSCEWQLLRHLSSEHRLSVLHSYGTFGERLHVQLPSQQAVACLSLSEDVSPGHEHVRVHTFFLAVIAISTGHAVFLWHLDDPDDRPQEESHFETVIETQGGHVKWCGAAHSLRRSWPEIGASGHFLNCHNLQENASAAFDITVKRSAPTPKL; this is encoded by the exons ATGCTCCAATTGTGCACCATCTACGCCTGCGCCAACGGCACGCTGGGCCTGAATTTGAGTCGTGCCCCCTGGGACCCGTATCCATGGGTCAGCGGGGTGCAGGAGAAATCAAATGCGGAGCGCGGCGGTGTCCGCATTGGCGATACCCTGTTGGAGCTGAATGGAGTGGACATACTCGGCCTAAGGATCAGTGAGCTGGCCAGTCGCCTGGCCGAGCACTGGCACAGTGGCGCCGAGTGTGTCACCATGATGATGTGgcgccagcaggcagccatcACATCCCCCGAAGATGCTGAGGAGGCATCCCACGCTGTG CATGGAATTAATCAACAATcgctgcaaaagtttgccaCATGCCTTCAACATATTTCCCAATTACTGGAGTGTCCTGTGTGCCTTGAG GTCATCAAACCACCTGGATGGCAGTGCTGCAACGGACACGTGCTCTGCAATAATTGCCGCAGCCGGTCCGTGAAGTGTCCGGTGTGTCGTGTGCCCCTTGGACCCAGGGGTCGCTGCCTGCTGTCGGATAAATTATTCACCCTGCTGGCCGAGAGTTTTCCATGCGATGGCG GAAAAACCAACAAGGTGACTGCGGACCTGGACCACGGCCCGGAGGGTCAGCGAAAGCTGAGCAGCGTCAACAAGTGCACAAATGAATATCATAATCAACCAAAAATGGCACTGGCCAAGTCGAACACCGGCAAGAAGTGCGGCAAGCAAATCTCCAggcaactgcagctggacgCAGTGGCCGTTGTGGTTCTGAATGCCACAGACAgcggtgcaggtgcaggtgcagatGGTGGGGTGCTGCAGCACCCGCAAATGCCAAAGGGAAATGAGGAAAATGCTCGAATTCGAAATAATGTCCCCGCCgccgacaacagcagcaaccacagcagcaacggcagcaggagGTGGCACAGTCAGGGCCAGGACGAGAAGGACCTGCAACGTTGCACACTGATAAAAGTGCAGCACCAGGAGAGTCGTTTcagcgagcagcagaagaagtcGGTGCTGGAACTGCTCGAGAGCAACAATGTGCTCGTTAAACCAAAGTTAAAGTTGAGTAAGAAAAGTTGTCGGATTACAGGCAAAGATCAAGACGGATTGCGCTCCGATGAAGTTGCCAACATAAATGCTGGGCAACACCAAACAgcggggcaggaggaggaagaggaggagcaggtgaTGCACCCAGCTGGCGGCAGAGGCCGGCTGCAATTTCAAAATTATCATTGCCCCACTGGGAAATCATGTatctccagcagctgcagcgctgTGCTCAAACTTTCGCAGCCAGCTGACGGCTCTCGGAACAAATTGTCAACCGTCAAAGCTGGGGCCGCCACCGCAGACGGAGTGGCAGCCGAAATTGCAGCGGCCACCTTATCAGTGGGGAGCCATAAACAGGCGCCAGCATCTGAAGTAAATCAGGCAACGTCGTCGCTAGTTTCGGGGTCGGGCGCGTCATCAATAAAGTCCTGCGAGTGGCAGCTGCTGAGGCATCTCAGCAGCGAGCACCGCCTTTCCGTGCTGCACTCGTACGGCACGTTCGGGGAGCGGCTGCACGTCCAGCTGCCGTCCCAGCAGGCGGTGGCATGCCTCAGTCTGAGCGAGGATGTCAGTCCGGGCCACGAGCATGTCAGAGTGCACACATTTTTCCTGGCTGTCATAGCGATCAGCACAGGGCATGCCGTTTTCCTCTGGCACCTGGACGACCCGGACGACCGACCACAGGAGGAGTCACACTTTGAGACTGTCATCGAGACACAGGGCGGGCATGTCAAGTGGTGCGGTGCCGCCCATTCACTCAGGCGCAGTTGGCCGGAGATTGGTGCTTCTGGCCATTTCCTCAACTGCCACAACCTTCAGGAGAACGCCAGCGCAGCCTTTGATATCACAGTGAAAAGAAGTGCTCCAACCCCCAAGCTATAG
- the LOC117898053 gene encoding uncharacterized protein LOC117898053 isoform X1 codes for MLQLCTIYACANGTLGLNLSRAPWDPYPWVSGVQEKSNAERGGVRIGDTLLELNGVDILGLRISELASRLAEHWHSGAECVTMMMWRQQAAITSPEDAEEASHAVQHGINQQSLQKFATCLQHISQLLECPVCLEVIKPPGWQCCNGHVLCNNCRSRSVKCPVCRVPLGPRGRCLLSDKLFTLLAESFPCDGGKTNKVTADLDHGPEGQRKLSSVNKCTNEYHNQPKMALAKSNTGKKCGKQISRQLQLDAVAVVVLNATDSGAGAGADGGVLQHPQMPKGNEENARIRNNVPAADNSSNHSSNGSRRWHSQGQDEKDLQRCTLIKVQHQESRFSEQQKKSVLELLESNNVLVKPKLKLSKKSCRITGKDQDGLRSDEVANINAGQHQTAGQEEEEEEQVMHPAGGRGRLQFQNYHCPTGKSCISSSCSAVLKLSQPADGSRNKLSTVKAGAATADGVAAEIAAATLSVGSHKQAPASEVNQATSSLVSGSGASSIKSCEWQLLRHLSSEHRLSVLHSYGTFGERLHVQLPSQQAVACLSLSEDVSPGHEHVRVHTFFLAVIAISTGHAVFLWHLDDPDDRPQEESHFETVIETQGGHVKWCGAAHSLRRSWPEIGASGHFLNCHNLQENASAAFDITVKRSAPTPKL; via the exons ATGCTCCAATTGTGCACCATCTACGCCTGCGCCAACGGCACGCTGGGCCTGAATTTGAGTCGTGCCCCCTGGGACCCGTATCCATGGGTCAGCGGGGTGCAGGAGAAATCAAATGCGGAGCGCGGCGGTGTCCGCATTGGCGATACCCTGTTGGAGCTGAATGGAGTGGACATACTCGGCCTAAGGATCAGTGAGCTGGCCAGTCGCCTGGCCGAGCACTGGCACAGTGGCGCCGAGTGTGTCACCATGATGATGTGgcgccagcaggcagccatcACATCCCCCGAAGATGCTGAGGAGGCATCCCACGCTGTG CAGCATGGAATTAATCAACAATcgctgcaaaagtttgccaCATGCCTTCAACATATTTCCCAATTACTGGAGTGTCCTGTGTGCCTTGAG GTCATCAAACCACCTGGATGGCAGTGCTGCAACGGACACGTGCTCTGCAATAATTGCCGCAGCCGGTCCGTGAAGTGTCCGGTGTGTCGTGTGCCCCTTGGACCCAGGGGTCGCTGCCTGCTGTCGGATAAATTATTCACCCTGCTGGCCGAGAGTTTTCCATGCGATGGCG GAAAAACCAACAAGGTGACTGCGGACCTGGACCACGGCCCGGAGGGTCAGCGAAAGCTGAGCAGCGTCAACAAGTGCACAAATGAATATCATAATCAACCAAAAATGGCACTGGCCAAGTCGAACACCGGCAAGAAGTGCGGCAAGCAAATCTCCAggcaactgcagctggacgCAGTGGCCGTTGTGGTTCTGAATGCCACAGACAgcggtgcaggtgcaggtgcagatGGTGGGGTGCTGCAGCACCCGCAAATGCCAAAGGGAAATGAGGAAAATGCTCGAATTCGAAATAATGTCCCCGCCgccgacaacagcagcaaccacagcagcaacggcagcaggagGTGGCACAGTCAGGGCCAGGACGAGAAGGACCTGCAACGTTGCACACTGATAAAAGTGCAGCACCAGGAGAGTCGTTTcagcgagcagcagaagaagtcGGTGCTGGAACTGCTCGAGAGCAACAATGTGCTCGTTAAACCAAAGTTAAAGTTGAGTAAGAAAAGTTGTCGGATTACAGGCAAAGATCAAGACGGATTGCGCTCCGATGAAGTTGCCAACATAAATGCTGGGCAACACCAAACAgcggggcaggaggaggaagaggaggagcaggtgaTGCACCCAGCTGGCGGCAGAGGCCGGCTGCAATTTCAAAATTATCATTGCCCCACTGGGAAATCATGTatctccagcagctgcagcgctgTGCTCAAACTTTCGCAGCCAGCTGACGGCTCTCGGAACAAATTGTCAACCGTCAAAGCTGGGGCCGCCACCGCAGACGGAGTGGCAGCCGAAATTGCAGCGGCCACCTTATCAGTGGGGAGCCATAAACAGGCGCCAGCATCTGAAGTAAATCAGGCAACGTCGTCGCTAGTTTCGGGGTCGGGCGCGTCATCAATAAAGTCCTGCGAGTGGCAGCTGCTGAGGCATCTCAGCAGCGAGCACCGCCTTTCCGTGCTGCACTCGTACGGCACGTTCGGGGAGCGGCTGCACGTCCAGCTGCCGTCCCAGCAGGCGGTGGCATGCCTCAGTCTGAGCGAGGATGTCAGTCCGGGCCACGAGCATGTCAGAGTGCACACATTTTTCCTGGCTGTCATAGCGATCAGCACAGGGCATGCCGTTTTCCTCTGGCACCTGGACGACCCGGACGACCGACCACAGGAGGAGTCACACTTTGAGACTGTCATCGAGACACAGGGCGGGCATGTCAAGTGGTGCGGTGCCGCCCATTCACTCAGGCGCAGTTGGCCGGAGATTGGTGCTTCTGGCCATTTCCTCAACTGCCACAACCTTCAGGAGAACGCCAGCGCAGCCTTTGATATCACAGTGAAAAGAAGTGCTCCAACCCCCAAGCTATAG